One segment of Papaver somniferum cultivar HN1 unplaced genomic scaffold, ASM357369v1 unplaced-scaffold_137, whole genome shotgun sequence DNA contains the following:
- the LOC113334902 gene encoding uncharacterized protein LOC113334902 isoform X1, whose amino-acid sequence MLFMMRFQILQGHAQFRWRKSSNGSKYSKCIGVLLTTSRRFDWRLHWDEQRREDKEWLWGELKDLFELDEIRKKPTLQSICSGVFRNRKAKWKAAGFAQYKKHEDHIRHKPEMLTEKELEDLVTFWSEDEGQQVLSERNTIKRSQQVVKHIGGKKSIARSIAEMTEKNGGVPPTEGDIFIKYHTSKKSKKAKNPVSEDFIVQMRERAGLDENGFDENDVKQSIPDYIYKEVVPAATRHRKRARVVEDGTTSCASSGYSSRIGELEQQVVDLKDIIFEKDKETERIIGELTKENDRRFKEFEKRMMDNVASLVFRPEQFFRPQEQVFIPQHPLYRGATSDPLYRAAISDPFYRAATSSSGEHGCSSRLH is encoded by the exons ATGTTATTCATGATGAGGTTCCAAATCCTACAGGGGCATG CCCAATTCAGATGGAGAAAGTCTAGCAACGGATCAAAATATTCCAAATGCATTGGAGTCTTGCTTACAACCTCTCGGCGATTCGACTGGAGACTGCATTGGGACGAACAACGAAGGGAAGATAAGGAATGGTTATGGGGAGAACTTAAG GATTTATTCGAGTTGGATGAAATCCGTAAGAAACCTACCTTGCAAAGTATCTGCTCTGGTGTATTCAGGAACAGAAAGGCAAAATGGAAAGCAGCTGGCTTTGCACAGTACAAAAAACATGAAGATCATATTAGACATAAGCCTGAAATGTTAACTGAAAAGGAATTGGAGGATCTGGTGACATTTTGGTCCGAAGATGAAGGACAACAG GTATTGTCTGAGCGTAACACTATTAAACGAAGTCAACAAGTTGTTAAACACATAGGGGGTAAAAAGAGTATCGCAAGAAGCATAGCCGAAATG ACCGAGAAAAATGGTGGGGTTCCGCCAACTGAAGGTGACATCTTCATCAAATATCATACAAGTAAGAAGTCCAAAAAGGCTAAGAACCCAGTTTCTGAAGACTTCATA gtaCAGATGAGAGAACGAGCTGGCTTAGATGAGAATGGCTTCGATGAGAATGATGTGAAACAATCTATCCCTGATTATATCTATAAGGAAGTAGTACCCGCAGCTACAAGACATCGTAAACGTGCAAGAGTTGTAGAAGATGGTACCACGTCGTGCGCTAGTTCTGGCTATTCTTCTAGAATAGGAGAGTTGGAGCAACAAGTGGTTGACTTGAAGGACATAATTTTTGAAAAAGACAAAGAGACAGAGAGAATCATTGGAGAATTGACCAAGGAAAATGATAGAAGATTTAAGGAGTTTGAGAAGAGAATGATGGATAATGTAGCCTCCCTTGTGTTCAGACCAGAACAGTTTTTCAGACCTCAAGAGCAAGTATTCATACCTCAACATCCACTCTATAGGGGTGCAACATCAGATCCACTCTATAGGGCTGCAATTTCAGATCCTTTCTATAGGGCTGCAACATCCAGCT CAGGAGAACATGGTTGCAGCTCTAGATTGCATTGA
- the LOC113334902 gene encoding uncharacterized protein LOC113334902 isoform X2 produces the protein MLTEKELEDLVTFWSEDEGQQVLSERNTIKRSQQVVKHIGGKKSIARSIAEMTEKNGGVPPTEGDIFIKYHTSKKSKKAKNPVSEDFIVQMRERAGLDENGFDENDVKQSIPDYIYKEVVPAATRHRKRARVVEDGTTSCASSGYSSRIGELEQQVVDLKDIIFEKDKETERIIGELTKENDRRFKEFEKRMMDNVASLVFRPEQFFRPQEQVFIPQHPLYRGATSDPLYRAAISDPFYRAATSSSGEHGCSSRLH, from the exons ATGTTAACTGAAAAGGAATTGGAGGATCTGGTGACATTTTGGTCCGAAGATGAAGGACAACAG GTATTGTCTGAGCGTAACACTATTAAACGAAGTCAACAAGTTGTTAAACACATAGGGGGTAAAAAGAGTATCGCAAGAAGCATAGCCGAAATG ACCGAGAAAAATGGTGGGGTTCCGCCAACTGAAGGTGACATCTTCATCAAATATCATACAAGTAAGAAGTCCAAAAAGGCTAAGAACCCAGTTTCTGAAGACTTCATA gtaCAGATGAGAGAACGAGCTGGCTTAGATGAGAATGGCTTCGATGAGAATGATGTGAAACAATCTATCCCTGATTATATCTATAAGGAAGTAGTACCCGCAGCTACAAGACATCGTAAACGTGCAAGAGTTGTAGAAGATGGTACCACGTCGTGCGCTAGTTCTGGCTATTCTTCTAGAATAGGAGAGTTGGAGCAACAAGTGGTTGACTTGAAGGACATAATTTTTGAAAAAGACAAAGAGACAGAGAGAATCATTGGAGAATTGACCAAGGAAAATGATAGAAGATTTAAGGAGTTTGAGAAGAGAATGATGGATAATGTAGCCTCCCTTGTGTTCAGACCAGAACAGTTTTTCAGACCTCAAGAGCAAGTATTCATACCTCAACATCCACTCTATAGGGGTGCAACATCAGATCCACTCTATAGGGCTGCAATTTCAGATCCTTTCTATAGGGCTGCAACATCCAGCT CAGGAGAACATGGTTGCAGCTCTAGATTGCATTGA